The DNA window CCCGCCCCCGGTCGTGGTGCCCGTGACGGACGCGGACTTGGGGCCCTCGCCCGCCGCGTTGTACGCGCTGACCTGGAACGCGTACGAGGTCGAGGCCGCGAGCCCGGTGATCTGGGCGCTCGCCGAGGACACCGTGCGGACGCGGACGCCGTCCTGATACACGTGATAGCCGGCGGCCCCGCTGACCGCGTTCCACGAAAGGGTGAGTCCGCTCGCGCTCTGTCCGGAAACAGCGGTACCGGCCGGGGCGCCGGGGACGGACGGGCCGGGGTCCGTGCCGCCGCCGCCGTCCGGGCCGAAGACGCTGAACTCGTCGACGACGTAGGCCGGCTGGCCGTACCAGCCGTGGGTGTAGACGGTGACCTGGGTGGTGCCGGGGCCGGTGGTGAAGGTGGTGGAGAGCTTCTGCCAGCCCGAACCCGAGCCGGGGGTCCAGGTGGAGACGTCCTGGGTGCCGGTCCCGGTCGCGCCGAGGTAGACGTAGCTGCCCTGGACCTGGGTGCTCAGCGTGTACGTGGAGTTCGGCTTGACCGTGACGGTCTGGCTGCACCGGGCGTTGTCGGACCCGGCCGGCGTGGCCTTGAGGGCGCCCGCTCCGGCGTAGACCGGCGAGGAGACGGAAGCGCCGCTTCCGCCGGAACAGGACCAGTTGGCGAGACCGGACTCGAAGCCGCCGTTGCGGGCGACGTTGACGTCCGCGGCGTGCGCGGTGCCGGTGGCGAAGGCGGTGAGGCCGCCCGCGGCGAGGGCGGCGGCGGCCAGAAGGGCGAGGGAGCGTATGCGGTTCACGTGGGCTCCGGTGGGGGGAGGAAGGGGATGAGGAGTGCGGGGGCAGGTGGGGGCGCCCCGGAAAAGGCCTGGCGGAGCCAAGTTGGTCCAGACCAATCTCCATGTCAAGAGTCTTTGCAATGTGGCTGGAAATGCTCGATCGTCCGATCCCTGTTGTCCGGGTTTCCCGCCACCTGTGACACGTGCTCGCGGCACGGGTATTTCCAAGCCCCTGCCCTGCCGGCGGTGACGCGGTTATGGTGCTGAGGCAAGGGGGAAGAGCGTCGATCGTTTGCGGTCGCGCAGGGTGTGCGTGTGTGCGGCGGCTCAGCGAACGGCCGTGGCGCACGGGGTGAACGGGGGGATTCGCGTGCCGACCGCCATCGCTGTCACCAGCGCCGATCTGGTCCTTCCGGCCCCTGACCGGCACACGCCCGGGGCCGCCGTGCTGCCCCCGCCCGAGGAGCTCGACCTCGCCGGCGCGCTCGCCCGGACCAGCGCCCTGCTGGAGCGCCACGGCCATCTCGTGGCCGTCGTACCGGCCTGGCTGCCGCGAGCCACCGTCCAGCGGCAGCACACCGTCCGCGCCATCCTCGAAACCGACCGGATCGCGCTCGTCGACGTCGATCTGCCGCCGCTGGGCACGGCCCTGCTGGTGCGTCAGCTGCGCCAGCTCAGCGTCTGCGACTTCAGCCCGGGAGTCATCGCCTCCGCGGCCCGGCTGCTGTCCCACTACATCTACGCGGGCGCCCTGCTGGGCTCGGTCGCCAAACTCGACCGGGTCCCGGTCGGGCTCAAGGCGCACGCCCGGTCCTGGTCGCCGAGCGCGCAGTTCGCCGTACTCGCCCATCCGACGCCGCACCTGGCCAGGCTGGGCGGCTCCGGGGGGCCGGGGCGGGCCGGTGGTGCAGGCGGTTCCGGAGGTTCCGGAGGTTCCGGAGGTTCCGGAGGGGCGCACGGGGCCGGGGCCGTCCTCCCCGCCGGGCCCGAGTTCGCCACCCACCTCACCTTCGCACGCGGACAGCTCACCTCCGACTGGGTCGCGGCCGAACTCGGCCCCGCCTGGCAGGTGCACGGCGTCATGGAGAACCCGCTGCCCGCCGCGTCACCCGCCTGGTGGGGCACCCAGAAACTGGTGGAGTTCGCCGCCGGCATCCCGGACCTCTCCGTCCTCTACCAGCTGGTCGGCTCGGTCCGCCGCGAGGAATGCCGCTGGTGCGGCTTCGAACTCATCGGCGACCGCTGCGGGTTCTGCGCCGCACCGCTGAACGCACCGCCCCCGCCGGCCGACCCGGCGAGCACCGCCGGCTCCAGACCCTGACCGATCCGGCCCGACGAACGAACGAAGAACGGCGAGGTAGTACGGACCATGAACTCACGCCAGCGCCGCGGCGTCATTCTGCTGCTCCTGTCGGTCCTGTGCGCCCTGGGAGCCTTCGCCGGAGTCCTCGTGGTGATCGGCGACGTCAACTCCAAGGTCGGGTCGGAGGTCGTCGCGTACCGCGTCAAGGGCGACATCGCCCCGTACAGCCCGCTCTCGGCCGGGCAGTTCGAGGAGGTCACGGTCCCCGAGCGGTGGCTGTCGGAGACCGCCGTCACCGACCTCGGCGCCCTCAAGGACAAGATCGCGCTGACCACCCTGAAGAAGGGCTCGCTGCTCCAGGCGGACATGTTCGTGGACCGGCCCCAGCTCCAGCCCGGTGAGCAGGAGATCGCCATCATGATCGACGCGGCGACGGGCGTGGCGGGCAAGATCACCTCCGGTGCCAAGGTCAACATCATCGCCACCTTCAAGGGCGCCAAGGACACCGACCCCTCCCGTTCGGTGATCATCGTCGCCAACGCCCGGGTCCTGGGCGTCGGCAAGCTCACCGCCCTCGACAAGGAGACCGACCGCAAGGGCCCGGCCGAGGCCGTCCCCATCACCTTCGCCCTGAACACCAAGGACACCCAGCGCGTCGCGTACGCCGAGTCCTTCGCGGAGCACGTCCGCCTGGCCCTGGTGGCCCCCGGCACCGACTCGGCCCCGAGCCCGGGCGACCGTACGTACACCCTCGACGGGGACAAGTGAGGCGGCCCCGATGACCACCCGAATCCTCCCCGCCGCCGGCGATCCGGACGCCGCGCGCGCCCTGGTGACCCTGCTCAGCCAGCTCCCGGACTCCGAGCCGGCCGTCCCCGTCCCCGACTCCACCGCCCTGCTGGACACCCTGGGCCGGCTCGCCGCCCAGTCGATCGACGAACTCCCCGAGGTCGTCCTCGTCCACGAGCGCATCGGCCCGGCGCCCGTCCTGGAACTCATCCGGGACGTGGCGCTGCGCTTCCCGGCCGTCGGCGTCGTCCTGATCACCTCCGACGCCGGGCCGGCGCTCTTCTCCGCGGCCATGGACGCGGGCGCGCGGGGCCTGATCGGCCTTCCCCTCACCTACGAGGAACTCGCGGCCCGCGTCCAGGCCGCCTCCCAGTGGTCCGTGGGCGTACGCCGCCACCTCGGGCGGGGCGCGGTCGAGGCCCCGTCCGGGCCCGGCGGGCGGGTGGTCACCGTCACCGGGGCCAAGGGCGGCGTGGGAACCACCTTCACCGCCGTGCAGTTCGCGCTGGCCGCGGCCGCCTCGGGGCGGCGTACCGCACTGGTCGACCTGGACCTCCAGGCCGGCGACGTGGGCTCCTACCTCGACGTGCAGTTCCGGCGCTCGATCGCCGACCTCGCCGGCATCCAGGACATCTCCCCGCGCGTCCTGCAGGACGCGGTGTACGACGACCGCACGGGCGTGGCCCTGCTGCTGGCCCCGGCGGACGGGGAACGCGGCGAGGAGGTCGACGAACGGGCCGCCCGGCTCGTCATCGCCGCCCTGCGCGCCCGCTACGAACTCGTCGTCATCGACTGCGGGACCCAGATGACCGGCGCGAACGCCGCCGCCGTGGAGACGGCCGACGTGGCGGTGCTGGTCACCACCCCGGACGTGGTCGCGGTGCGGGCGGCCAAGCGGATGGTCCGGATGTGGGAGCGGCTCCAGGTGCGCAAGGCGGAGGACACGACGATGGTCGTCAACCGCTGGACCAAGCACACCGAGATACAGCCCGCCCTCATCGAGAAGATCACCAAGACCCGGGCCACCCGCACCCCGGTCCCGGCGGCCTTCAAGGAACTCCAGGCGGTGGTGGACGCGGGCCGGGTCCAGGACCTGGACAACCGCTCCACGGTCAAGCAGGCCCTGTGGGCCCTGGCGGGGGAGCTGGGCCTGCTGTCGGCCTCCGAAGCCCCGCATCCGCGGCCGGCCGGCGCCTCGCTGGCGGTCCGCGCCGCGGGCCCGGTGGCCCGCCTGCGCCGTGGCCGGGAGGGCTGAGCCATGTCGCCGCGGAGGGGGGCGCGGGGCCGGGACCGGGGCCAGGTGGCGATCGAGTTCGTCGGCACGGTGCCGCTGATCCTGCTGCTCGTGGCGGCGGTGTGGGAGTGCGTCCTGATCGGCTACGCGTTCTCCCTGGCGGGCAACGCGGCGGACGAGGCGGCGCGGGCGGGGGCGGTGACCGGGAAGCGCGCGGACTGCGTGACGGCGGCGGGGGAGCACATCTCGGCCGCGTGGGCCATGGAGGCGGACTGCGATCGCTCCGGCGACATCTACAAGGCGACGGTGACGCTCAAGATTCCCGTCTTCTACCCGGGGCTCAACTTCGGCGAGATCAAGGGCACGGGTGGCGCGGCGATGGAGAAGGAGTGACATGAACCGGAAGCGGAAGTGGCGCTCCGACCGGGGCCAAGTGGCCATCGAGTACATCGGTTTCGTGCCGATCCTGCTGTTCGTCGCGCTGTGCGGGATCCAGCTGGGCTGGGTGGCGTACGCCGAGGAACAGGCGGACACGGCGGCCCGTACCGCCGCGCGCGTCCAGGCCCAGAAGGGCCGGGGGGGCGAAGCTGCGGGCCGGGCGGCGATCAGCGGTGGCCTGGCCTCCACCGCCGCCTTCGAGTGGTCCAACTCGGCCGACGCCATCAGCGTGACGGTCACCCTCACCGCGAACTCCATCGTGCCGGGCCTCGACGCGCACAGGGCGTCGGCCACCGCCGTCATGCCCAACGACGACCCGAAGGGCCCCCGACCATGAGCCTGCGCTCCCGGGTCAACACCCCCGACGACCGCCACAGCCCGCGTGAGGACGGCCGCCTGGTCTCCTCGTACCGCGCCAAGCTGCTGGAGGAGATCGACCTCGCCGAGATGTCCGCGCTCGCGCCCGCCGAGCGCCGGGCGCGCCTGGAGCGCGTGCTCGGCCACATCATCAGCCGCGAGGGGCCCGTCCTCTCCACCGTCGAGCGCGCGCAGCTGATCCGCCGCGTCGTCGACGAGGCCCTCGGCCTCGGCGTGCTCGAACCGCTCCTGGAGGACCCGTCGATCTCCGAGATCATGGTCAACGGGCCCGACCAGATCTTCGTGGAGCGCTCCGGCCGCGTGGAGCAGCTCCCGCTGCGCTTCGCCTCGCACGAACAGCTGATGCAGACCATCGAGCGCATCGTCTCCACGGTCAACCGCCGGGTCGACGAGGCCAACCCGATGGTCGACGCCCGGCTGCCCAGCGGCGAGCGGGTCAACGTGATCATCCCGCCGCTGTCCCTGACCGGCGCCACCCTCACCATCCGCCGCTTCCCGCGGGCCTTCACCCTGCACGAGATGATCGCCCTCGGCTCGCTCGATGAGCAGATGCTCCTGCTGCTGTCGGGGCTGGTCGCGGCGAAGATGAACCTGATCGTCTCGGGCGCCACCGGCACCGGCAAGACGACCCTCCTCAACGCCCTCTCCGGCCTGATCCCGGAGGGCGAGCGCGTCATCACCATCGAGGACTCCGCCGAGCTCCAGCTCCAGCAGGCGCACGTCATCCGCCTCGAATCCCGGCCCCCGAACGTCGAGGGCAAGGGGCAGATCACCATCCGCGACCTCGTACGCAACTCCCTGCGCATGCGCCCCGACCGCATCATCGTCGGCGAGGTCCGCGGCGGCGAGACCCTCGACATGCTCCAGGCCATGTCCACCGGCCACGACGGCTCCCTGGCCACCGTGCACGCGAACAGTTCCGCCGACGCGCTGATGCGCCTGCAGACCCTCGCCTCCATGTCGGAGGTCGAGATCCCGTTCGAGGCGCTCCAGGACCAGATCAACAGCGCCGTCAACGTGATCGTGCAGCTCACCCGATTCGGGGACGGCTCGCGCCGCATCACGGAGATTTCCGTCCTCGAGTCGCACGGCCGCGAGGCGTTCCGGATCACGACGGTCTGCCGGTTCGCGGCGCAGCCGATGGGGGCGGACTCGCGCGTCCACGGCTACTTCGAGTACTACCCGCTGCCCCGTTTCATCGCGGAACGCCTCTACATGAACAACCAGCCCATCCCCCAGGCCTTCGGGGTGGCCCCGCCCGACGACGACCCCCTCACCGGCCCCCTCACCACCCCCCGCGTCACCCGGACCGCCCTGTGAACCCACTCATCCTCCTCACCCTCGGCACCACACTGCTGGCCTGCCTGTTCGTGGTCCTCGGCGTCCACGCCTACGCGGCGGGCCGCGCCCAGCGCGCCGCGCTTGTCGAACGGCTCTCGGCGACCGGTGCGCCGGCGGCCGCGGGCCGGCGGCGGCGCTTCGCCGGCGTGGACCGGCGGCTGCGCAAGACGAAGCTGGGCCGGCGCATCGAGATCAAGCTCGCGGTGACCGGTCTCGACCTGACGGTCGGGGAGTTCTTCGTCTACATGTGCGCCGCGGTCGCCGCCACCTGGCTGGTCGCCGCGTCCTTCCTGGCCCCGTTCTTCGGGCCGGTGGCCGGCCTGATCGGCCTGTGGGCGGCGAACGCGTTCCTCAACTGGCAGCGGACGCGCCGCACCGAGCGGTTCATCAACCAGCTACCCGACCTGGCCCGCATCCTCGCCAACGCCACCCATGCCGGGCTGGCCCTGCGTACGGCCATCGGCATGGCGGCGGAGGAGCTGGAGGCACCGGCGGGCGAGGAACTCGCGCGCGTCGC is part of the Streptomyces subrutilus genome and encodes:
- a CDS encoding TadE/TadG family type IV pilus assembly protein; translated protein: MNRKRKWRSDRGQVAIEYIGFVPILLFVALCGIQLGWVAYAEEQADTAARTAARVQAQKGRGGEAAGRAAISGGLASTAAFEWSNSADAISVTVTLTANSIVPGLDAHRASATAVMPNDDPKGPRP
- a CDS encoding TadE/TadG family type IV pilus assembly protein, with amino-acid sequence MSPRRGARGRDRGQVAIEFVGTVPLILLLVAAVWECVLIGYAFSLAGNAADEAARAGAVTGKRADCVTAAGEHISAAWAMEADCDRSGDIYKATVTLKIPVFYPGLNFGEIKGTGGAAMEKE
- the cpaB gene encoding Flp pilus assembly protein CpaB, coding for MNSRQRRGVILLLLSVLCALGAFAGVLVVIGDVNSKVGSEVVAYRVKGDIAPYSPLSAGQFEEVTVPERWLSETAVTDLGALKDKIALTTLKKGSLLQADMFVDRPQLQPGEQEIAIMIDAATGVAGKITSGAKVNIIATFKGAKDTDPSRSVIIVANARVLGVGKLTALDKETDRKGPAEAVPITFALNTKDTQRVAYAESFAEHVRLALVAPGTDSAPSPGDRTYTLDGDK
- a CDS encoding type II secretion system F family protein, whose product is MNPLILLTLGTTLLACLFVVLGVHAYAAGRAQRAALVERLSATGAPAAAGRRRRFAGVDRRLRKTKLGRRIEIKLAVTGLDLTVGEFFVYMCAAVAATWLVAASFLAPFFGPVAGLIGLWAANAFLNWQRTRRTERFINQLPDLARILANATHAGLALRTAIGMAAEELEAPAGEELARVANRLAVGHSIEESLGELTQRLPSRELVVLVSTLVLSARAGGTIVESLRNLTVTLEQRKETRREIRTQLSQVTVTAYLVPAIGLGSLLLVDMMMPGALDRMTGAFVGQTAVLIALGLFALGFILIRRLSKIDV
- a CDS encoding AAA family ATPase, with amino-acid sequence MTTRILPAAGDPDAARALVTLLSQLPDSEPAVPVPDSTALLDTLGRLAAQSIDELPEVVLVHERIGPAPVLELIRDVALRFPAVGVVLITSDAGPALFSAAMDAGARGLIGLPLTYEELAARVQAASQWSVGVRRHLGRGAVEAPSGPGGRVVTVTGAKGGVGTTFTAVQFALAAAASGRRTALVDLDLQAGDVGSYLDVQFRRSIADLAGIQDISPRVLQDAVYDDRTGVALLLAPADGERGEEVDERAARLVIAALRARYELVVIDCGTQMTGANAAAVETADVAVLVTTPDVVAVRAAKRMVRMWERLQVRKAEDTTMVVNRWTKHTEIQPALIEKITKTRATRTPVPAAFKELQAVVDAGRVQDLDNRSTVKQALWALAGELGLLSASEAPHPRPAGASLAVRAAGPVARLRRGREG
- a CDS encoding CpaF family protein; translated protein: MSLRSRVNTPDDRHSPREDGRLVSSYRAKLLEEIDLAEMSALAPAERRARLERVLGHIISREGPVLSTVERAQLIRRVVDEALGLGVLEPLLEDPSISEIMVNGPDQIFVERSGRVEQLPLRFASHEQLMQTIERIVSTVNRRVDEANPMVDARLPSGERVNVIIPPLSLTGATLTIRRFPRAFTLHEMIALGSLDEQMLLLLSGLVAAKMNLIVSGATGTGKTTLLNALSGLIPEGERVITIEDSAELQLQQAHVIRLESRPPNVEGKGQITIRDLVRNSLRMRPDRIIVGEVRGGETLDMLQAMSTGHDGSLATVHANSSADALMRLQTLASMSEVEIPFEALQDQINSAVNVIVQLTRFGDGSRRITEISVLESHGREAFRITTVCRFAAQPMGADSRVHGYFEYYPLPRFIAERLYMNNQPIPQAFGVAPPDDDPLTGPLTTPRVTRTAL